gttttcaaaagaaaaacgaaCAGAAGGTTGCAGAggccttcttcttcctcgcgAGGCAACCTACGAACAGGACCTTTTCGCACCGCCGTCTGGAACGTCGTCAAGGCCAACATTTCAGTCTTTTCCCCTCTATTTCTTCAACACATCCGGCCGGTACGAGATTTCGGATCTATTTCGCCGATATCTTGGAACATCGCCGATATTTTGTCAACGGCAGCTGCAGAGGAGGCGGGTTCTCGCATTTTGGCGATCAAATTAGCGAACCATGTAACTCTGCTCCGAACCAGGTAGCTCTGGTTCGTCCCCTTAAAACCCAGAAAACAGTACAGCTCTTAGGCAAGTTCCCAATGTCCGCTGACCTGCGTCGCATGCACCCTTCTCTCAAGGTACACTATCATACTTTCAGCTCCACTCGAACCTTAATTACAAGCTCCCGAAGCTTTGATTATTTTACTCAGTTTTTGCCATTTGCTAATGACCCAAGCTCCAAATCCTTGAGCTCTATAAACTCTAATGAACGACGTAAAGTCACTGTTGGGTTATCAAGACTAATAAAGAAGCAACAAGGCTATGCTTTGAAGGAGTTTTCTAGACGGTTTTGCCCATTATTGCTCGCACAAGTTATGAAACTATTAGGCTCTAGAGAAACTGCATTTGGGTTCTTTAAATTAGCCCTTAGGGATGATAGTGAACAAATTGTGAGGTCTTGTTGTATTGTTGCACATTTGTTGGCAGGGGAGAATCTACGTTTTCTAGCTCAAGATGTCGTTTCATGTGTAATTGCAAAAATTGAGCCGAGTAGGAGTAGACATTTGGTGGGGTTTATGTGGGCAAGTCATTGTGAGTATGAGTCAGATTTCTCAGTTCTTGATACGCTTATGAGGGGTTTCTTGAAGGCAGAAATGGGTTTGGAGGCGTTGGAGATTGTGAGTAGGATGAGGAAGGTGGGGTTAAGGCCGAGTTTGTCAGCAATTACGAATCTTTTCAGGCTTTTGATTAGGATTGGTGATTATGGTAGTGTCTGGAAGGTGTTAAGGGATATGATTCGGAAAGGGCCTCGCCCCTGTAATTATACTTTTAATGTAATGATTCTTGGGTTTTGTAGAAAAGGGTTGCTTAGAGTCGGAGAGAGTTTATTACATGTGATGTGGAAATTTCAGTGTGATCCGGATGTTATTGCATATAACATTGTGATCAATGCAAATTGTGTGAGGGGACAGACACTAGATGCACTTCACTGGGTGCATTTGATGACTTCAAGGGCCTGTAAACCGAGCATTGTTACATTTAGTACCATCTTAAATGCCTTATGTAAGGAAGGAAATCTGGTGGAAGCTAGGAAGCTTTTTGATGGGATCCCAGATATGGGTGATCCTCCTAGTACCATAATATACAATACCATGATGGACGGGTATGTTAAGGCAAGGGACATGGGTCAGGCAAACATGATATATGAAGAAATGATGAACAAGGGCATATCTCCTGATGGCATAACTTTTAATATCTTGATTGCTGGGTATTACAAATACGGAAGGGAAGAGGATGCAGACAGGTTGTTAAGGGATTTATCTGTATCAGGGCTGGTTCCAGATTCTTCATTGTATGATATCTTGGTTTCTGGGTTATGTTGGGCAGGTCGGTTGGACGATGCTATGGAATTTTTAGAGGATATTCTAGAAAAAGGTTTACCGCTAAGTGCTGTTGCATTTAACTCAGTTATTGCAACTTGCAGCAGAGTAGGGTTAGAACACAAGGCCTATAAGGCCTATAAGTTTATGATTGCATTTGGTATAACTCCTTCATCTTCTACATGTAGCTCTTTGCTTATGGGTTTATCCAAGAAGGGGAACCTGCAAGAAGCCAGAGAGCTTTTGTGTAAGATAATAGAGAAGGGGTTTCCAATAAAAAAAGCTGCTTTCACAGTGATTTTGGATGGGTACTTTAGAATTGGTGATTTAGATGGGGCTCAAAGTTTGTGGAATGAGATGAAAGGAAGAGGGATATGTCCTGATGTTGTTGCCTTTTCAGCATTTATCAATGGACTATCTAAAGCTGGTCTAGTGGAAGAAGCATATGACATATTTCTGGACATGTCAAGGAAGGGGTTCGTGCCTAACAATTTTGTCTATAATTCCTTGATTGGTGGGTTTTGCAACTGTGGGAAGTTGAGTGATGCATTGAAGTTGGAGAGTGAGATGAGGAAAAAGGGTCTTCTTCCAGATATCTATACAACCAATATGATCATTAATGGGTTCTGTAAACAGGGGAGAATGAAGTCAGCAGTTGATACATTTATGGACATGTACCGATCTGGGTTAACACCAGATATTGTCACGTACAATACGTTAATTGGCGGTTATTGTAAAGCATTTGACTTGGCTGGAGCAGATGAGTTTTTGTGTAAGATGCATGCCAGTGGGTGGGAACCAGATATCACAACCTATAATATACGTATGCAAGGTTTTTGTAGTGTCCGAAAAATAAATCGAGCTGTAATGATGCTGGATGAGCTTGTTTCAGGAGGTGTTGTTCCAGACACAGTTACATACAACACTTTGATGAATGGTGCTTGTGTTGACATACTGGATCGTGCTATGATTTTAATGGCTAAACTGCTTAAATTGGCCTTTCTTCCAAATATTGTTACAACTAATGTATTGTTGTCTCAGTTCTGCAAGCAGGGGATGCCTGAGAAGGCTCTAATGTGGGGTCAGAAGTTTAGTGATATTCCAATTTGGTTTGATGACATTACCTACAAACTATTGGAAAGAGCCTATCATAATATGCAAGAAGGTTCTAAAATTTCCAGTGGGACACCTGAAAAAAGCCTCTTCCTGGATTTCCTCATGTACATTAC
The window above is part of the Prunus dulcis chromosome 1, ALMONDv2, whole genome shotgun sequence genome. Proteins encoded here:
- the LOC117616587 gene encoding pentatricopeptide repeat-containing protein At1g12620-like, giving the protein MSADLRRMHPSLKVHYHTFSSTRTLITSSRSFDYFTQFLPFANDPSSKSLSSINSNERRKVTVGLSRLIKKQQGYALKEFSRRFCPLLLAQVMKLLGSRETAFGFFKLALRDDSEQIVRSCCIVAHLLAGENLRFLAQDVVSCVIAKIEPSRSRHLVGFMWASHCEYESDFSVLDTLMRGFLKAEMGLEALEIVSRMRKVGLRPSLSAITNLFRLLIRIGDYGSVWKVLRDMIRKGPRPCNYTFNVMILGFCRKGLLRVGESLLHVMWKFQCDPDVIAYNIVINANCVRGQTLDALHWVHLMTSRACKPSIVTFSTILNALCKEGNLVEARKLFDGIPDMGDPPSTIIYNTMMDGYVKARDMGQANMIYEEMMNKGISPDGITFNILIAGYYKYGREEDADRLLRDLSVSGLVPDSSLYDILVSGLCWAGRLDDAMEFLEDILEKGLPLSAVAFNSVIATCSRVGLEHKAYKAYKFMIAFGITPSSSTCSSLLMGLSKKGNLQEARELLCKIIEKGFPIKKAAFTVILDGYFRIGDLDGAQSLWNEMKGRGICPDVVAFSAFINGLSKAGLVEEAYDIFLDMSRKGFVPNNFVYNSLIGGFCNCGKLSDALKLESEMRKKGLLPDIYTTNMIINGFCKQGRMKSAVDTFMDMYRSGLTPDIVTYNTLIGGYCKAFDLAGADEFLCKMHASGWEPDITTYNIRMQGFCSVRKINRAVMMLDELVSGGVVPDTVTYNTLMNGACVDILDRAMILMAKLLKLAFLPNIVTTNVLLSQFCKQGMPEKALMWGQKFSDIPIWFDDITYKLLERAYHNMQEGSKISSGTPEKSLFLDFLMYITYDYLCRNKPHK